A single window of Pseudomonas marginalis DNA harbors:
- a CDS encoding cold shock domain-containing protein, translating into MATRETGNVKWFNDAKGYGFIQREDGKDVFVHYRAIRGDGHRSLAEGQQVEYAVVSGEKGLQAEDVVGL; encoded by the coding sequence ATGGCAACGCGCGAGACAGGCAATGTGAAGTGGTTCAACGACGCCAAGGGCTATGGCTTTATCCAGCGTGAAGATGGCAAGGATGTGTTTGTGCACTACCGCGCCATTCGCGGCGACGGCCACCGTTCGTTGGCCGAGGGCCAGCAAGTGGAATACGCCGTGGTAAGCGGCGAGAAGGGGTTGCAGGCGGAGGATGTGGTCGGCCTGTAG
- a CDS encoding putative RNA methyltransferase, translating into MLACPICSAPLNAVDNGVACPAGHRFDRARQGYLNLLPVQHKNSRDPGDNLAMVEARRDFLNAGHYAPVAKRLAELAAERAPQRWVDIGCGEGYYTAQIAAALPHADGYALDISKEAVKRACKRDPALTWLIASMARVPLADASCQFLASVFSPLDWQEARRLLSPGGGLMKVGPTSGHLMELRERLYDQVREYTDDKHLALVPDGMSLAHSETLEFTLSLAEPRDRANLLAMTPHGWRASAERRAEVIEAAEPLLVTVSMRYDYFVLQ; encoded by the coding sequence ATGCTGGCCTGCCCGATTTGCAGCGCCCCGCTCAACGCGGTGGACAATGGCGTGGCGTGCCCGGCCGGGCACCGTTTCGACCGCGCGCGCCAGGGTTACCTGAACCTGCTGCCGGTGCAGCACAAGAACAGCCGCGACCCGGGCGACAACCTGGCCATGGTCGAGGCGCGCCGTGACTTTCTCAACGCCGGGCACTACGCCCCGGTGGCCAAGCGCCTGGCCGAGCTGGCCGCCGAACGCGCACCGCAGCGCTGGGTGGACATCGGTTGCGGCGAGGGTTACTACACCGCGCAAATCGCCGCGGCCCTGCCCCATGCCGATGGCTACGCGCTGGACATTTCCAAGGAAGCGGTCAAGCGCGCGTGCAAACGCGACCCGGCGCTGACCTGGTTGATCGCCAGCATGGCCCGCGTGCCGTTGGCCGACGCCAGCTGCCAGTTCCTCGCCAGTGTGTTCAGCCCGTTGGATTGGCAAGAGGCCAGGCGCCTGCTCAGTCCCGGCGGCGGCCTGATGAAGGTCGGCCCGACCAGCGGCCACCTGATGGAACTGCGCGAGCGCCTGTACGACCAAGTGCGCGAGTACACCGACGACAAGCACCTGGCCCTGGTGCCGGACGGCATGAGCCTGGCCCACAGCGAAACCCTGGAATTCACCTTGAGCCTGGCCGAGCCCCGGGACCGCGCCAACCTGCTGGCCATGACCCCTCACGGCTGGCGCGCCAGTGCCGAGCGCCGTGCCGAGGTGATCGAGGCGGCCGAGCCGCTGCTGGTCACGGTGTCGATGCGCTACGATTATTTCGTGCTTCAATAA
- the dapE gene encoding succinyl-diaminopimelate desuccinylase, giving the protein MTAHADLSPTLQLAIDLIRRPSVTPIDADCQKLMMQRLGDAGFALEPMRIEDVDNFWATHGKHDGPVLCFAGHTDVVPTGPVQAWQNDPFDALIDENGMLCGRGAADMKGSLAAMLVAAERFVSDYPDHKGSVAFLITSDEEGPAHHGTKAVIERLAARKERLDWCIVGEPSSTTLVGDVVKNGRRGSLGATLTVRGVQGHVAYPHLAKNPIHLAAPALAELAAEHWDNGNAFFPPTSFQISNLNSGTGATNVIPGDLTAVFNFRFSTESTVEGLQQRVAAILDKHGLDWHVEWALSGLPFLTEPGALLDAVSASIKAITGRETQASTSGGTSDGRFIATLGTQVVELGPVNATIHQVNERILASDLDVLTEIYYQTLIKLLA; this is encoded by the coding sequence ATGACGGCCCATGCCGACCTTTCGCCGACCCTTCAACTTGCCATCGACCTGATCCGTCGCCCCTCGGTCACGCCGATCGACGCCGATTGCCAGAAGCTGATGATGCAGCGCCTGGGCGACGCCGGTTTTGCGCTGGAGCCGATGCGCATCGAGGACGTGGACAACTTCTGGGCCACCCATGGCAAGCACGACGGCCCGGTGCTGTGCTTCGCCGGCCACACCGACGTGGTTCCCACCGGTCCGGTGCAAGCCTGGCAGAACGACCCGTTCGACGCATTGATCGACGAAAACGGCATGCTCTGCGGGCGTGGCGCGGCCGACATGAAGGGCAGCCTGGCCGCCATGCTGGTGGCGGCCGAGCGCTTCGTCAGCGACTACCCGGACCACAAGGGCTCGGTCGCGTTCCTGATCACCAGCGATGAGGAAGGCCCGGCGCACCATGGCACCAAGGCCGTGATCGAACGCCTGGCCGCGCGCAAGGAGCGCCTGGACTGGTGCATCGTCGGCGAACCGTCGAGCACCACCCTGGTGGGTGACGTGGTCAAGAACGGCCGTCGCGGCTCCCTCGGTGCCACCCTGACCGTGCGCGGCGTACAGGGCCATGTGGCCTACCCGCACCTGGCGAAGAACCCGATCCACCTGGCCGCGCCGGCCCTGGCCGAACTGGCCGCCGAGCACTGGGACAACGGCAACGCCTTCTTCCCGCCGACCAGCTTCCAGATTTCCAACCTCAACTCTGGCACCGGCGCCACCAACGTGATTCCGGGTGACCTGACGGCGGTGTTCAACTTCCGTTTTTCCACCGAATCCACTGTCGAAGGCCTGCAACAGCGCGTTGCGGCGATTCTCGACAAGCATGGCCTGGACTGGCATGTGGAGTGGGCGCTGTCGGGCCTGCCGTTCCTCACCGAGCCGGGCGCGTTGCTCGATGCGGTGTCGGCCAGCATCAAGGCGATCACCGGGCGTGAGACCCAGGCCTCCACCAGTGGCGGTACCTCCGATGGGCGCTTCATCGCGACCCTTGGCACCCAGGTGGTCGAGTTGGGCCCGGTGAACGCGACGATCCACCAGGTCAACGAGCGGATCCTGGCCAGCGACCTCGACGTGCTGACCGAAATCTATTACCAGACCCTGATCAAGTTGCTCGCCTGA
- a CDS encoding glycosyltransferase, translating into MASRKFGLNLVIVLAIAALFTGFWALINRPVTAPNWPEQISGFSYSPFQQGQYPQKDQYPTDEQMRRDLEIMSKLTDNIRTYSVDGTLGDIPKLAEEFGLRVTLGIWISPDLERNEREVQRAIEIANSSRSVVRVVVGNEALFREEITPEALIVLLDRVRGAVKVPVTTSEQWHIWEKNPQLAKHVDLIAAHILPFWEYIPMDKAGQYVLDRAKDLKKLFPKKPLLLSEVGWPSNGRMRGGNETSPADQAIYLRTLVNKLNRQGYNYFVIEAFDQPWKVSDEGSAGAYWGVYNAARQQKFNFEGPVVAIPQWRVLAIGSVVLALLSLTLLMIDGSSLRQRGRTFLTFIAFLCGSVLVWIGYDYSQQYSTWFSVTIGILLALGALGVFIVLLTEAHELAEAVWTHKRRREFLPVEGESDYRPKVSIHVPCYNEPPEMVKQTLDALAALDYPDYEVLIIDNNTKDPAVWEPVRDYCETLGPRFKFFHVAPLAGFKGGALNYLIPHTAKDAEVIAVIDSDYCVSPNWLKHMVPHFADPKIAVVQSPQDYRDQNESTFKKLCYAEYKGFFHIGMVTRNDRDAIIQHGTMTMTRRSVLEELGWADWCICEDAELGLRVFEKGLSAAYYHDSYGKGLMPDTFIDFKKQRFRWAYGAIQIIKRHTASLLRGKDTELTRGQRYHFLAGWLPWVADGMNIFFTVGALLWSAAMIIVPTRVDPPLLIFAIPPLALFVFKVGKIIFLYRRAVGVNLKDAFCAALAGLALSHTIAKAVLYGFFTTSIPFFRTPKNADNHGFWVAISEAREEMFIMLLLWGAALGIYLVQGLPSNDIRFWVVMLLVQSLPYVAALIMAFLSSLPKPAVAPEPAPVA; encoded by the coding sequence ATGGCATCGCGTAAATTTGGACTCAACCTGGTGATAGTGCTGGCAATTGCCGCGCTGTTCACCGGCTTCTGGGCGCTGATCAACCGCCCGGTCACTGCTCCCAACTGGCCCGAGCAGATATCCGGTTTTTCCTACTCGCCGTTCCAGCAAGGCCAGTACCCGCAGAAAGACCAGTACCCCACCGACGAGCAGATGCGTCGCGATCTGGAGATCATGAGCAAGCTGACGGATAACATCCGCACCTACTCGGTCGACGGCACGCTGGGGGACATTCCCAAGCTCGCCGAAGAGTTCGGCCTGCGCGTAACGCTGGGGATCTGGATCAGCCCGGACCTGGAGCGTAACGAGCGCGAAGTCCAGCGCGCCATCGAGATCGCCAACAGCTCGCGCAGTGTCGTGCGGGTTGTCGTCGGTAACGAGGCGCTGTTCCGTGAAGAGATCACCCCTGAAGCACTGATCGTGCTGCTGGACCGGGTGCGCGGCGCCGTGAAAGTACCGGTGACGACCTCCGAGCAATGGCATATCTGGGAAAAGAACCCGCAACTGGCCAAGCACGTCGACCTGATCGCCGCGCACATCCTGCCGTTCTGGGAGTACATCCCGATGGACAAGGCCGGCCAGTACGTACTCGACCGCGCCAAGGACCTGAAGAAACTGTTCCCGAAAAAGCCGCTGCTGCTGTCGGAAGTGGGCTGGCCAAGTAACGGCCGGATGCGCGGCGGGAATGAAACGTCCCCCGCAGACCAGGCCATTTACCTGCGTACGCTGGTGAACAAGCTGAACCGCCAGGGCTACAACTACTTCGTGATCGAGGCCTTCGACCAGCCGTGGAAGGTCAGCGACGAAGGCTCGGCCGGCGCGTATTGGGGCGTCTACAACGCCGCGCGCCAGCAGAAATTCAACTTCGAAGGGCCGGTGGTGGCAATCCCGCAGTGGCGCGTCCTGGCGATCGGCTCGGTGGTGCTCGCCTTGCTGTCCCTGACCCTGCTGATGATCGACGGCTCATCCCTGCGCCAGCGTGGCCGCACCTTCCTGACCTTTATCGCGTTCCTCTGCGGTTCCGTACTGGTGTGGATCGGCTACGACTACAGCCAGCAATACAGCACCTGGTTCAGCGTGACCATCGGCATCTTGTTGGCCTTGGGCGCCCTGGGCGTGTTCATTGTGTTGCTGACCGAAGCCCACGAACTGGCGGAAGCGGTATGGACCCACAAGCGCCGGCGTGAATTCCTGCCGGTGGAAGGGGAATCGGACTACCGCCCGAAAGTGTCGATCCATGTGCCGTGCTACAACGAGCCGCCAGAGATGGTCAAACAGACCCTCGACGCCCTGGCGGCCCTCGATTACCCGGACTATGAAGTCCTGATCATCGACAACAACACCAAGGACCCGGCGGTATGGGAACCGGTGCGCGACTACTGCGAAACCCTGGGCCCGCGCTTCAAGTTCTTCCACGTCGCACCCCTGGCCGGTTTCAAGGGCGGTGCACTGAACTACCTGATCCCGCACACCGCCAAGGATGCCGAAGTGATCGCGGTGATCGACTCGGACTACTGCGTGTCGCCGAACTGGCTCAAGCACATGGTGCCGCACTTCGCCGACCCGAAAATCGCCGTGGTGCAGTCGCCGCAGGACTACCGCGATCAGAACGAAAGCACCTTCAAGAAGCTCTGCTACGCCGAATACAAAGGCTTCTTCCATATCGGTATGGTCACCCGTAACGACCGCGACGCGATCATCCAGCACGGCACCATGACCATGACCCGTCGCTCGGTGCTCGAGGAACTGGGCTGGGCCGACTGGTGCATCTGCGAAGACGCCGAACTCGGCCTGCGGGTATTCGAGAAAGGCCTGTCGGCGGCGTACTACCACGACAGCTACGGCAAGGGCCTGATGCCGGATACCTTTATCGACTTCAAGAAACAGCGTTTCCGCTGGGCCTATGGCGCGATCCAGATCATCAAGCGTCACACCGCCAGCCTGCTGCGCGGCAAAGACACCGAGCTGACCCGTGGCCAGCGCTACCACTTCCTCGCGGGCTGGTTGCCGTGGGTGGCGGACGGCATGAACATCTTCTTCACCGTCGGCGCGCTGTTGTGGTCGGCGGCGATGATCATCGTGCCGACGCGGGTCGACCCGCCGCTGCTGATTTTCGCGATCCCGCCGCTGGCGTTGTTCGTGTTCAAGGTGGGCAAGATCATCTTCCTCTACCGCCGCGCGGTAGGTGTGAACCTCAAGGATGCATTCTGCGCCGCCCTGGCTGGCCTGGCGTTGTCCCACACCATCGCCAAGGCGGTGCTGTATGGCTTCTTCACCACCAGCATTCCGTTCTTTCGTACCCCGAAAAACGCGGATAACCACGGCTTCTGGGTAGCGATTTCCGAAGCCCGCGAAGAAATGTTCATCATGCTGCTGTTGTGGGGCGCGGCGCTGGGGATCTACCTGGTGCAAGGCCTGCCGAGCAATGACATACGTTTCTGGGTGGTGATGCTGCTGGTGCAATCGCTGCCGTATGTGGCGGCGTTGATCATGGCGTTCCTGTCGTCGCTGCCGAAACCAGCCGTGGCACCTGAGCCTGCACCCGTGGCTTAA
- the tcdA gene encoding tRNA cyclic N6-threonylcarbamoyladenosine(37) synthase TcdA → MSTEDPRFAGVARLYGIEGLERLKAAHVAIVGVGGVGSWAAEAMARCGVGEISLFDLDDVCVSNSNRQLHALDSTVGKPKVEVMAERLRAINPDCTVHAVADFVTRDTMAEYITPNIDCVIDCIDAVNAKAALIAWCKRRKIQIITTGGAGGQIDPTLIQVCDLNRTFNDPLASKVRSTLRRDYGFSRTVTRHYSVPCVFSTEQLRYPKPDGSICLQKSFVGDGVKLDCAGGFGAVMMVTATFGMVAATKAVDKIVAGVRRPSERVKPT, encoded by the coding sequence ATGAGTACAGAAGATCCGCGGTTTGCAGGCGTCGCCCGCTTGTATGGCATTGAAGGCCTGGAGCGCTTGAAAGCGGCCCATGTGGCGATCGTCGGCGTCGGTGGCGTCGGCTCGTGGGCGGCGGAAGCCATGGCCCGTTGCGGGGTGGGCGAGATTTCGCTGTTCGACCTGGACGACGTCTGCGTCAGCAACAGCAACCGCCAGCTGCACGCCTTGGACAGTACCGTGGGCAAGCCCAAGGTCGAGGTGATGGCCGAGCGCCTGCGCGCGATCAACCCGGATTGCACGGTGCATGCGGTAGCGGATTTCGTCACCCGCGACACCATGGCCGAGTACATCACGCCCAACATCGATTGCGTGATCGACTGCATCGACGCGGTTAACGCCAAGGCCGCACTGATTGCCTGGTGCAAGCGCCGCAAGATCCAGATCATCACCACCGGTGGCGCCGGTGGGCAGATCGACCCGACGCTGATCCAGGTCTGCGACCTGAACCGCACCTTTAATGATCCCTTGGCGTCGAAAGTGCGTTCCACCTTGCGCCGTGACTACGGCTTTTCCCGCACCGTGACCCGCCACTACAGCGTGCCGTGCGTGTTTTCCACCGAGCAACTGCGCTACCCCAAGCCGGATGGCAGCATCTGTTTGCAGAAGAGTTTTGTCGGTGATGGGGTGAAGCTGGACTGCGCCGGCGGGTTTGGCGCGGTGATGATGGTGACGGCGACTTTCGGCATGGTCGCGGCGACCAAGGCGGTGGACAAGATTGTGGCCGGGGTGCGCAGGCCCTCGGAACGGGTCAAACCGACCTGA
- a CDS encoding SufE family protein — MSLPVVAIAALEAFQSVGSWEQRARMLMQWGERLPVLADEEKVDANLVQGCESLVWLVGRLHDGHWQFAASSDARMIRGLVALLLARVNGLSADELQAVDLPDWFNQLGLSRQLSPSRSNGLNAVLQRMRTLSHTQD; from the coding sequence ATGAGCCTGCCGGTGGTTGCAATTGCTGCGCTAGAAGCCTTCCAGTCAGTAGGCAGCTGGGAGCAACGCGCTCGAATGCTGATGCAGTGGGGTGAACGCCTGCCCGTATTGGCGGATGAGGAGAAGGTCGATGCCAACCTGGTGCAGGGCTGTGAGAGCCTGGTGTGGTTGGTGGGGCGCTTGCACGATGGCCACTGGCAGTTCGCCGCGAGCAGCGATGCGCGGATGATTCGTGGCTTGGTGGCATTGCTGCTGGCACGGGTCAATGGGCTGTCGGCGGACGAGTTGCAGGCGGTCGACTTGCCTGACTGGTTCAATCAGCTAGGGCTTTCCCGTCAACTGTCGCCGTCGCGCAGCAATGGGCTGAATGCAGTCCTGCAGCGCATGCGAACGCTAAGCCATACACAGGACTAA